The following are encoded in a window of Arachis duranensis cultivar V14167 unplaced genomic scaffold, aradu.V14167.gnm2.J7QH unplaced_Scaffold_165934, whole genome shotgun sequence genomic DNA:
- the LOC107475456 gene encoding rop guanine nucleotide exchange factor 14-like: MLVMRKRLACCTRTSKISTDFDHDHQARIMTYDGLESCILDNQSSEDESRTSRGDGCITDSFNDEWELSQSPQHFYVKEKPAYAMQCSDVEAMREKFSKLLLGDDITGGTKGLNTALALSNAISSLSVTVFGELWKLEPLPEERKSKWQREMDWLLSPTNYMVELVPAKQNAANGGIFEIMTPKARSDVHMNLPALQKLDSMLIETLESMVNTEFWYEEGGSRAERRSTSVRQSKRWWLPSPQVPSTGLSDTERKRLIHRGRVVHQIFKAAKSINDNILLEMPVPTIIKDALLKSGKASLGEELHMVLTAESSSGEEMLKYLNLKTEHKALETVNKLEAAMFSWKERMRITQEDSGKSPLRTSWPFMKDSMPSTEKVGLWLDRAQTLLKLLKSRYPNLPQTFLDAAKVQYGKDIGHSILEAYSRVLASLALSILSRIGDILQEDALSNPNSPMASINSYSPGTSLSESWVASSHVKHSLIDKMNKADVQYCESSCDSNSDLELSSAEAKANSVTSTPSRNRVWCIGREACKSVSP; encoded by the exons GGATTATGACATATGATGGCCTTGAGAGTTGCATTCTTGACAACCAATCTTCTGAAGATGAAAGCAGAACTAGCAGAGGAGATGGATGTATAACCGATTCATTCAATGACGAATGGGAACTCTCTCAGAGTCCTCAACATTTTTATGTCAAAGAGAAGCCTGCTTATGCTATGCAGTGTTCGGATGTGGAAGCCATGAGAGAAAAGTTCTCAAAGTTGCTGCTAGGTGATGATATTACAGGAGGAACTAAGGGCCTCAATACAGCTTTAGCTTTGTCTAATGCCATCTCTAGCCTATCAG TGACGGTGTTTGGCGAGTTGTGGAAATTGGAACCGTTACCTGAAGAACGGAAGAGCAAATGGCAAAGAGAAATGGACTGGTTGCTGTCTCCTACAAACTATATGGTTGAGTTGGTTCCTGCAAAGCAAAATGCTGCCAATGgtggaatctttgag ATAATGACCCCGAAAGCTCGTTCTGATGTCCACATGAATCTTCCAGCACTTCAGAAATTGGACTCTATGCTTATT GAGACACTAGAATCCATGGTGAATACTGAGTTTTGGTATGAAGAGGGAGGAAGCCGGGCAGAAAGGAGGAGCACGAGTGTAAGACAAAGCAAAAGATGGTGGTTGCCCTCACCCCAAGTACCAAGTACTGGGCTTTCGGACACTGAACGAAAGAGGTTGATTCATCGGGGAAGGGTGGTACACCAAATATTCAAGGCTGCCAAATCGATAAATGATAATATTTTGCTTGAAATGCCTGTTCCAACAATTATTAAAGATGCACTTCTAAAG TCTGGAAAGGCAAGCCTGGGAGAGGAATTGCACATGGTTTTGACAGCTGAATCAAGCAGTGGAGAAGAAATGCTCAagtatcttaatttaaaaactgAACATAAAGCCTTAGAGACTGTTAATAAATTAGAAGCTGCTATGTTTTCATGGAAAGAAAGAATGAGAATTACACAAGAAGATAGTGGCAAGTCCCCACTACGAACCTCATGGCCTTTCATGAAGGACTCCATGCCAAGTACCGAAAAGGTGGGGCTGTGGTTGGACCGTGCACAAACTCTTTTAAAGCTGCTTAAAAGTAGATACCCAAACCTTCCTCAAACATTTCTTGATGCTGCCAAAGTTCAGTATGGCAAG GATATTGGGCATTCCATTCTGGAAGCATATTCCAGAGTTCTTGCAAGTTTAGCCTTAAGCATACTATCTAGAATAGGGGATATACTGCAGGAGGATGCTTTAAGCAATCCGAATTCCCCCATGGCATCAATTAATTCTTACTCTCCTGGGACAAGTCTTTCAGAATCTTGGGTGGCTAGCTCACATGTCAAGCACTCGTTGATTGATAAGATGAACAAGGCAGATGTACAGTACTGTGAATCTAGCTGCGATAGTAATTCTGATTTAGAGCTTTCATCTGCAGAGGCCAAAGCCAACTCTGTAACTAGCACACCAAGCCGTAATCGAGTTTGGTGCATTGGTAGAGAGGCTTGTAAAAGTGTGTCTCCCTGA